In bacterium, a single window of DNA contains:
- the resA_1 gene encoding Thiol-disulfide oxidoreductase ResA: MRHPWLLIALSTLLLTTAVSAEENPERVNLTEGMTFPTFQGDTWTGEAFDFGAHLQQGKHILVDFWAAWCGPCMEEMPNVVKVMNEHQNERFEIITISLDNEQTRDRLAKVVEDYQLTFPIITDWQRWQSRYVTEYGVYGIPANFLLAPDGTILMRDLRGEDLVEITGRIANDPNFQYAPIRISMSAFETLARPTPEEPELTPAPLDLVLEVDNPQIPTGALKVGVRVTSYVDTGDVTLFRMPDGTYRKDSKTGEVLEFAVAETVVQEHFMEVSDANGRLTGTMRIALPEGTMDAMITPFTWSPVLERNIEGKSLYPSYSLRYWLDEEPLERQGGRIDPAAAIEEADSEVP, encoded by the coding sequence ATGCGACACCCCTGGCTTCTGATCGCGCTCAGCACCTTGCTGCTGACAACCGCAGTTTCCGCAGAAGAAAATCCCGAACGGGTCAATCTGACCGAGGGGATGACTTTCCCCACCTTCCAGGGCGACACCTGGACTGGTGAAGCTTTTGACTTCGGCGCTCACCTCCAGCAGGGCAAGCACATCCTGGTGGACTTCTGGGCTGCCTGGTGCGGTCCCTGCATGGAAGAAATGCCAAACGTCGTGAAGGTGATGAATGAGCATCAGAACGAGCGCTTCGAGATCATCACAATCAGTCTCGACAACGAACAGACCCGGGATCGCCTGGCCAAGGTGGTCGAGGACTACCAGCTGACATTCCCGATCATCACGGACTGGCAGCGATGGCAGAGTCGCTACGTCACGGAGTATGGCGTCTATGGGATCCCGGCGAACTTCCTCCTGGCCCCGGATGGCACCATCCTGATGCGGGACCTGCGGGGCGAGGACCTGGTCGAGATCACCGGGCGCATCGCCAACGACCCCAACTTTCAGTACGCGCCGATCCGGATTTCCATGTCCGCGTTTGAAACACTGGCCCGTCCGACACCTGAAGAACCCGAGTTAACCCCAGCTCCTTTGGACCTGGTCCTGGAAGTCGACAACCCGCAGATTCCTACCGGCGCGCTCAAAGTCGGAGTACGGGTCACGTCCTACGTCGATACAGGCGATGTGACGCTCTTCCGGATGCCGGATGGGACATACCGGAAGGACAGCAAGACGGGCGAGGTCCTCGAGTTTGCAGTCGCGGAGACTGTGGTTCAGGAGCACTTCATGGAAGTCAGTGATGCCAACGGTCGCCTGACCGGCACCATGCGCATCGCCCTGCCTGAGGGGACCATGGATGCCATGATTACGCCCTTTACCTGGTCCCCGGTGCTGGAGCGAAATATCGAAGGTAAGAGTCTCTACCCCTCGTACTCCCTGCGCTACTGGCTCGACGAAGAGCCCTTGGAGCGGCAGGGAGGACGGATTGACCCCGCTGCGGCCATCGAGGAAGCGGACAGCGAAGTCCCGTAG
- the fusA_2 gene encoding Elongation factor G, producing the protein MFELSKLRNVALIGQAGSGKTSLAEAMVHVTGGSSRMGDVAAGNTVFDYLEDEKDRRQSLSTAFFPIEHRGHRITLADCPGAMDFFHEAAAILRGVDIAIGVLSAVDGFMVGTSKPMEWASDLGKARAFFIDRMAAENANFNQSVKDLSEMYSGITPLRIPVGEGAEFKGVINLLKMRAFIKDASGQIVEQDVPADLADIAQEAHNTLVENVAVSDEALMNQYLEEGHLPYEQLTAALRAAISRGEVIPVLCGSSKDLLGVASLLDSLVDIFPGPADMPPQAATLNGGDAVVDSKTDGLPAALVIKTSIDQFIGKLSVIRVFSGVFKPEMQVYNSSKSERSKAGNCYLLKGKEVVQVDSLSAGEIGAIGKLESAHTGDSLATEAAPVVFPPLKLSSPVVFLAITPKTKNDETRLSSGLQRLAEEDPLFHWNRDPETHETIVSGMGQLHVDIMLGRLAKRFNTQVDTHRPEIAYKETIKGRAEVQGRHKKQSGGRGQFGDTWLRLEPLPRGGGFEFVDAVVGGVVPNNFIPAVEKGLVEAMERGAVAGFPAVDMKISLYDGSYHPVDSSEMAFKIAASIGYKKGVLMAQPILLEPIYDIEVEVPTQYMGDIMGDLSSKRGRITSTDQKGKNSIIRAKIPLEEVSTYSADLNSLTAGQGLFNLNFSHYDEVPPDRAIKIIEARKHLVAEEVA; encoded by the coding sequence ATGTTTGAGCTGTCTAAGCTGCGCAATGTCGCCCTCATTGGGCAGGCCGGCAGCGGCAAGACCTCCCTGGCGGAAGCCATGGTCCATGTCACGGGAGGGTCCTCCCGGATGGGGGATGTCGCTGCTGGTAACACGGTCTTCGACTATCTGGAAGACGAAAAGGACCGACGTCAGTCGCTGTCGACCGCCTTCTTTCCCATCGAGCACCGGGGGCACCGGATTACTCTGGCGGACTGCCCCGGGGCGATGGACTTCTTTCATGAAGCGGCGGCCATCCTGCGGGGTGTGGACATCGCCATTGGCGTTCTGAGCGCAGTCGATGGCTTCATGGTGGGAACCTCGAAGCCGATGGAGTGGGCGAGCGACCTCGGAAAAGCCCGGGCCTTCTTCATCGACCGAATGGCCGCCGAGAATGCGAACTTCAACCAGTCGGTGAAGGACCTCAGCGAGATGTACAGCGGTATAACGCCGCTCCGCATCCCGGTCGGCGAAGGCGCGGAATTCAAAGGAGTCATCAATCTCCTGAAGATGCGGGCCTTCATCAAGGATGCCAGCGGCCAGATCGTGGAACAGGATGTCCCGGCAGATCTCGCGGATATCGCGCAGGAAGCCCACAACACGCTGGTGGAGAATGTCGCGGTCTCCGACGAGGCCCTGATGAATCAGTACCTCGAGGAAGGTCATCTTCCCTATGAGCAGCTGACCGCCGCCCTCCGGGCAGCGATCAGCCGCGGGGAGGTGATTCCGGTCCTCTGTGGCTCTTCCAAAGACCTCCTCGGGGTGGCATCTCTGCTGGACAGCCTGGTCGATATCTTCCCCGGCCCTGCCGATATGCCGCCACAGGCGGCGACCCTCAACGGCGGCGATGCCGTGGTGGATAGCAAGACCGACGGCCTGCCGGCAGCTCTGGTGATCAAGACCTCGATTGATCAGTTCATCGGCAAGCTGTCGGTGATTCGGGTCTTTTCCGGCGTCTTCAAGCCGGAGATGCAGGTCTACAACAGCAGCAAGAGCGAGCGGAGCAAGGCAGGCAACTGTTACCTGCTCAAGGGTAAGGAGGTCGTCCAGGTCGACTCCCTCTCCGCAGGTGAAATCGGCGCGATCGGCAAGCTGGAGTCAGCGCATACGGGCGACAGCCTCGCCACTGAAGCTGCACCGGTGGTCTTCCCGCCCCTGAAGCTCAGCAGCCCGGTCGTCTTTCTCGCCATCACACCGAAGACCAAGAATGACGAAACCCGGCTTTCTTCGGGGCTCCAGCGCCTCGCCGAAGAGGACCCGCTGTTCCACTGGAATCGCGACCCGGAAACCCACGAGACCATCGTCTCCGGCATGGGTCAGCTTCATGTCGACATCATGCTGGGACGTCTGGCCAAGCGCTTCAACACGCAGGTCGACACCCATCGCCCGGAGATTGCGTACAAAGAGACCATCAAGGGACGGGCGGAAGTCCAGGGACGCCACAAGAAGCAGTCCGGCGGTCGCGGACAGTTCGGCGACACCTGGCTTCGCCTGGAGCCTCTCCCCCGGGGCGGTGGCTTCGAGTTCGTCGATGCCGTGGTCGGTGGTGTGGTCCCGAACAACTTCATCCCGGCCGTGGAGAAGGGGCTTGTCGAAGCCATGGAGCGGGGCGCAGTCGCCGGGTTCCCGGCGGTCGACATGAAGATCTCGCTCTATGACGGCAGCTACCACCCGGTCGACAGCTCCGAAATGGCCTTCAAGATCGCCGCTTCCATCGGGTACAAGAAGGGTGTGCTGATGGCCCAGCCGATCCTGCTGGAGCCGATCTACGACATCGAAGTGGAAGTCCCCACCCAGTACATGGGCGACATCATGGGGGACCTGAGCTCCAAGCGAGGTCGCATCACCTCGACTGATCAGAAGGGGAAGAACTCCATCATCCGGGCGAAAATTCCCCTGGAGGAAGTCTCGACCTATTCGGCGGATCTCAACTCCCTCACGGCGGGTCAGGGGCTCTTCAACCTGAACTTCAGCCACTACGACGAAGTGCCGCCGGATCGCGCCATTAAGATCATCGAGGCGCGCAAGCACCTCGTGGCGGAAGAAGTGGCGTAG
- the hflX gene encoding GTPase HflX — translation MPRPSVPAPELPSTAATRQDRAILFGYNLRGESFDADQSVMELAALAHSALVEIVDVMVQHDVQPQAGTLVSRDMVERIKGAAEAADATLVIFDGELKGSQRRNLEKILRRPVVDRTEVILDIFAQRATSSDGKLQVELAQLLYELPRLRMGELYEAAGAVTGGIGTRGPGESQLEMDRRRVRIRIDQLRRELKKLTTVRSTQRSGRRSRRMPVVALVGYTNAGKSTLLNQLTGAEAYADDRLFATLDPLTRRGFVPALRREVLLTDTVGFIARLPTTLVEAFKSTLEEAREADLLLVVVDRSDPEYVAKEQVVLETLEEIGAGDLPMLVVYNKIDQAAQVPATPREGTAYVSALTGDGVPQLLSQVALKLQEIAIDTGWPLELPEPVDSPDSVPSPE, via the coding sequence ATGCCACGACCGTCGGTTCCAGCGCCGGAGCTTCCTTCGACCGCAGCGACTCGCCAGGATCGGGCGATTCTCTTCGGCTACAACCTGCGCGGCGAATCTTTCGATGCCGACCAGTCCGTCATGGAACTGGCCGCCCTGGCCCACTCAGCACTGGTGGAGATCGTGGATGTGATGGTGCAGCACGATGTCCAGCCCCAGGCCGGGACACTCGTTTCCCGGGACATGGTGGAGCGTATCAAAGGGGCCGCTGAGGCTGCCGATGCGACCCTGGTTATCTTCGATGGGGAACTCAAGGGGTCGCAGCGACGCAATCTGGAGAAAATCCTGCGCCGCCCGGTGGTGGACCGGACCGAAGTCATCCTCGATATTTTCGCGCAGCGGGCCACTTCCAGCGACGGCAAGCTCCAGGTAGAACTCGCGCAGCTCCTCTACGAGCTCCCCCGGCTCCGGATGGGGGAACTCTACGAAGCTGCAGGTGCCGTGACAGGCGGTATCGGGACCCGGGGGCCAGGAGAGTCCCAGCTGGAAATGGATCGGCGGCGAGTCCGGATCCGGATTGATCAGCTGCGCCGGGAACTGAAAAAGCTCACGACGGTCCGGAGCACCCAGCGGAGTGGTCGCCGCTCCCGACGCATGCCAGTGGTGGCGCTGGTTGGGTACACCAATGCCGGGAAGAGCACCCTCCTCAATCAGCTCACTGGAGCGGAGGCCTACGCGGATGATCGCCTCTTCGCCACCCTGGATCCCCTCACTCGTCGCGGTTTCGTACCAGCGTTGCGACGGGAAGTCCTTTTGACCGACACGGTCGGCTTCATCGCCCGGCTCCCTACCACGCTGGTAGAAGCGTTTAAGTCGACCCTGGAAGAGGCCCGGGAAGCTGACCTCCTGCTGGTGGTAGTTGACCGCTCCGACCCGGAGTATGTGGCGAAGGAGCAGGTGGTCCTGGAAACACTGGAAGAAATCGGGGCTGGGGACCTCCCCATGCTCGTGGTCTACAACAAAATCGACCAGGCGGCGCAGGTCCCCGCGACTCCCCGGGAGGGGACCGCGTATGTCTCCGCTCTCACCGGGGATGGAGTCCCGCAGCTGCTGAGCCAGGTGGCGCTGAAACTGCAGGAAATCGCCATCGATACCGGCTGGCCGCTGGAGTTGCCCGAGCCTGTCGACTCTCCGGACTCTGTCCCATCGCCAGAGTAG
- the btuD_5 gene encoding Vitamin B12 import ATP-binding protein BtuD: MSYEIEVQGLTKTFEDRAVVEDLSFTVSSGEIVGFLGPNGAGKTSTMRMLTCFWPPTHGRALVGGFDCFEESMEVRKRVGYLPEHVPLYTDMSVIEYLLFVAKAKGVGARYQSGIVDSVIQRTGLAEVRRQPIATLSKGYRQRVGLAQALVNNPKVLILDEPTTGLDPGQIIEIRNLIKELSLGHTIILSTHILPEVEMICDRVIIINKGKIVATDTVTNLTRELTKTQMTSLVVEGPADQVKLAIRSVAGVLVTEQHKWEKPNQVHFIVHANLAHDIRGDLAKAIVMAGFPLLEITSHQMSLEDIFLELTSKGKRVPPLTGQHTSVTSPGAGPRTLH, translated from the coding sequence ATGAGCTACGAAATCGAGGTCCAGGGGCTCACCAAGACCTTTGAGGACCGGGCGGTGGTTGAAGACCTCTCCTTTACGGTGAGTTCTGGCGAGATTGTGGGCTTTCTTGGCCCCAATGGGGCTGGCAAAACCAGCACGATGCGGATGCTGACCTGCTTTTGGCCGCCGACACATGGACGCGCCCTGGTCGGCGGTTTTGATTGCTTCGAGGAGTCGATGGAAGTCCGCAAGCGTGTCGGCTACCTTCCAGAGCATGTGCCGCTGTATACGGACATGTCAGTCATCGAATACCTGCTCTTCGTCGCGAAGGCGAAGGGGGTTGGCGCGAGGTATCAATCCGGCATCGTCGACAGCGTCATCCAGCGGACCGGGCTGGCGGAAGTCCGTCGGCAGCCGATCGCCACCCTTTCCAAGGGGTATCGGCAGCGCGTCGGCCTGGCCCAGGCCCTGGTCAACAACCCGAAAGTCCTGATTCTGGATGAGCCGACCACCGGTCTGGATCCTGGGCAGATTATCGAGATTCGCAATCTCATCAAAGAGCTCTCCCTGGGGCACACGATCATCCTCTCGACCCACATCCTGCCAGAAGTCGAGATGATCTGCGACCGGGTCATCATTATCAACAAAGGCAAGATTGTCGCGACCGATACCGTGACCAATCTGACCCGGGAACTGACGAAGACGCAAATGACATCGCTGGTGGTGGAAGGTCCGGCTGACCAGGTGAAGCTGGCGATTCGGAGTGTCGCCGGAGTACTTGTCACCGAGCAGCACAAGTGGGAGAAGCCGAACCAGGTGCACTTCATTGTCCATGCGAATCTGGCACATGACATTCGGGGTGACCTGGCGAAAGCCATCGTGATGGCTGGCTTCCCGTTGCTGGAAATCACCTCACATCAGATGAGCCTCGAAGACATCTTCCTGGAACTGACCAGCAAGGGGAAGCGCGTGCCGCCCCTGACTGGCCAGCACACGTCAGTCACTTCACCCGGGGCGGGTCCCCGCACCCTGCATTAG
- the grxC gene encoding Glutaredoxin 3, translating to MATVTIYSTVTCPWCDKAKEWMASEGIAYEEIDVTTDSEKQQELIALTQQRTVPVIARDGEFVVGFDPAKIRALASAS from the coding sequence ATGGCCACTGTCACAATCTACTCAACGGTTACCTGCCCCTGGTGCGACAAAGCGAAGGAGTGGATGGCGTCTGAAGGCATCGCCTATGAAGAAATCGATGTGACAACAGACAGCGAAAAACAGCAGGAATTGATCGCACTGACTCAGCAGCGGACAGTTCCGGTGATCGCCCGAGATGGGGAGTTTGTGGTCGGGTTTGATCCAGCCAAAATCCGGGCCCTGGCATCGGCTTCCTGA